Sequence from the Candidatus Bathyarchaeia archaeon genome:
CAAGGGGAAGACCGGGGCCATCCTTGTCGCTAGGGACATAGTCGACACTCCCTATTTCCTGCTAATGGATGGGGACCACTCGTACGATCCGAAGGACATTGACAGATTCGTCACTCATTCCGAAGGTTACGATCACATCATAGGATTTCGTTCCAAGGGCAACCCGAACATCTCAAGGACCCACAGACTTGGTAACTGGATTTTGACGAAGACATTCAACATCCTAATGGGGAGCAACATTCCAGACGTGGCATGCGGCATGTACCTGATGCGCACTCAGAAAATGAAGCAATTGCTGATTGACAGGCAAGGCTTCGAAGTCGACCAAGAAATAGCGGCTCAAATGCTTGTCGATGGGAGGGTCACGTGCGTCCCTATCAATTATCGCAAACGATTGGGAGCTGCCAAGGCACCCACCTGGCGGCAAGGGTTCAGAGCGCTTTTCGCGATAGTTGGTCAGGCCAGGCGCTACAACCCGGTAGTCCTATTTGGGTTGGTTGCGGCCATAGCCCTCGTTCCGGCAATCGTTCTGCTTTTTTATGCAGCATACCTCTATCTCTTCTTGGCGAGCTATCACGCAGGTTACTTCTTGGGTAGTTTGATGCTCTTCGTCATCGGAGGACAGGGCTTGACTGTGGCAACAATAGGATTCATGCTCAGAAGGATGGAGAAGAAATTGACTGGCCGAATCGAAGCGATGTAGCCAATGACCTTGAAGGCATTCGTAACTGGTGGTGCTGGGTTTATCGGGAGTCACATCGTCGACAGACTCCTTGAGGACAAATACGAGGTAACAGTTCTTGACAACTTCTCACAAGGTAAGTTGGCGAACATTGCTCATCTCAGGCGAGACGCAAGATTTCGATACTATCGAGGAGATATGACTGACGGAAAATTGGTGGCTAAACTGCTTAGGGGATACGATGTTGTTTTTCATGTTGCGGCGCACGCGAACATAAGGACCAGCCTGGTCAATCACAGGGCTGATTTGGACAACAACCTTATCGCGACATTGAATGTACTGGACGCGATGGTCAAGAACAACGTCGACGACCTCGTGTTCGCCTCGTCATCCGCAATCTACGGTGAAGCAACTGTAAGACCCACACCTGAAAGTTACATGCCAGTGCAGACGTCACTATACGGAGCTTCAAAACTCGCATGTGAAGCGTACGCACAGGCGTTTGTCCAAATATCAGATATAAATTTCTGGGCCTACAGATTCTCGAACGTGGTGGGTGAAAGATGCAGGAGGGGGGTGACCTGGGATTTCGTTCACAAGCTTGCTCAGAACGCTCGAGAGTTGGAGATTCTTGGCGACGGCAAGCAGAGCAAAGAGTACATTCATGTCCTTGACTGCGTTGAAGCTATGATGGTAGGTTATTCAAAATCAGCGGAAAGAATAAACACATTCAACATAGCGGTTGAGGAGAACTTGATGGTTGACGAGATTGCTGACCTAGTGACAGAAGAAATGGAACTCAAAGGGGTGAAGAGGAGTTACACTGGGGGTCCGCGTGGATGGGTAGGAGACAACCCCATTGTTCACTTGTCGATAGCCAAGCTGAAATCACTTGGTTGGGTACCGAAAGTTTCTGCTCGGGAAGCTGTTGCAAGGACCGCCAAATGGACGATTTCGCAATTGAGCCGTGCATGATTAGTGTTCACAAAATTCTCCGAAGCTGGGTAAGAGGCGTTAGCTGTGAACGATAGCAGAACGGAAACAAATCGACCGAGCCTCTCAGGCAAAGTTGCAATAGTAACAGGGGCAGGTCGCGGGATAGGAAGAGCAATCTCAATCGGTTTTGCCAAAGACGGGGCGAAGTTGGCAATCCTCTCACGCACCAAATCAGAGTTGGACGAAAGTGCAAGACAGGCCAAAGAATGTGGAGCTGACGTGTTCAAGATGGCAGCTGATGTGTCCGACGAGGTTCAGGTAAAGCTATTTGTCAAGAAGACGTTGACTGCCTACAAACGAATCGATATCTTGGTAAACAACGCGGGCGTTCTTGGTCCCATAGGACCAATGGCTGATGCTGATGCCGGTCAATGGTGGCATGCTGTACAAGTAAACCTAATGGGGACCTTTCTGTTTTCGAAACACGTTCTTCCGACGATGATAAAGCAACGGTCAGGAAAGATTGTAAATCTATCAGGTGCGGGATCTCCAATGCCTTACCCAATGTTCTCCTCATATTCGGCTTCAAAAGTTGCAGTACTGGGTTTGACCCAAACATTAGCTGAAGAAGTGAAGGCATTCAACATACAGGTCAATGCGATAGCTCCTGGAGCTGTGGACACGAGATTGCAAGATGAAATTCTTTCGGTGGGAAAGAAGGCAGGCGTCAAAGCTTTGGCGCAAGCGGAGAAGACAAAGCGTTTGGGAGGTGTGCCCGCGGAGAAGGCTGCTGAGCTGGCACGTTTTCTTGCTTCCGACGAGTCGAACGGAGTAACTGGCCGATTCCTAAGCGCAGTCTGGGATGATTGGAAGGACTTGGGAAGGAAGGAGAAACTCGGCCAACTAATGAGTGATGTGTATACCTTGCGTCGCATTGATAATGTGCTTTACGGGGCACTCGGGATGAATCAAAGGAAATGAGAGTACTTGTCACTGGAGCCGCGGGATTCATCGGTCAACACACCGTTAGTGGGCTGAATGATCGAGGATACGAAGTGACTGGAATTGACAAGCGGACTAGCAAAGGTGTCGTCTCGGTCGATATCACAGACTTCAACCAAGTACTTTCTCTGTTCGAAAGTACGAAACCCCAAGCAGTGATACATTTGGCGGCGATTAGCGGAAGCACAGGGAAGAACGAGATTGAACAGAGTAAGCGGCAACCATATCTTAACTTCCATGTAAACGTCATTGGAACGCTAAATGTCTGCGAAGCGAGTCGTATGACGGGAGTCCGGACTTTGATTTACCTTAGTTCATTTGCGGTATATGGGAGGACTGGCCCTGACAGGTTACCTATCAAGGAATCCACACCGACATTGGCAGAACACGCCTACGCGGTTTCGAAACTTGCTGGCGAGGAAATCGCCCGAACCTACGGCCTCGATTTCGACATCAAAACAGTTGTATTTCGGGCGCCTTTCATCGTTGGTGAACGTCAGGTCGAGCGCAACATGGTGCGCGAGTTCATCGATTGCGCCATAAGAGGCGAGAATTTGCAGATTTATGGTCAAGGAACTCATGTGAGGGATTTCCTCCATCCTTCTGATTTGGTCGACGCATTTGCGCGGGCGCTAGAAAGCGCAGATGCACTATCAAAGAATGAGCTATTCGTTTTGGGGAACAAGAAAGTCGCGGTTCAAGATTTGGCGTCAAAGGTGGTGTCTAGATTGAAAAACGTGAAATTGGAGTACATATCTGTTGAAAGTGACAGGGCTTTTGACCAATTTGCAGATTATACGAAGTGTGTGGAAAAACTCGGATGGCAACCTCGCGTGAGTATTGATGAAATAATTGATCGAGTTGTCACCACGGACTACAGTCGAGGCAGCGCCAATTAACACAAACCTCTTGAATAAATCAAGTATAGCTTCCTCTAGGATTAGAGTAGGGGTTGTTGGATTTGGCAAGATGGGCCTGCTCCATGCAGGAATCTTGAATGCCCTTGCCGATTGTTCGGTGGTTGCTATTTGTGAGAAGGATCTTCTCGTCCGGAAGTTAGCTCGCACTTTCTTGAAAAACGTTCACTTCTACAACGAAGTGAGTGAGATGATGAGCAACGAGAACTTGGATGCCATATATGTCACGACGCCGATTTCTACGCATGGCGCAATCACCAGCGAGATAACTCGTACCAATAAGGTTGGTCTGTTTGTTGAAAAGCCCCTTGCAGAAAGCGCGGCCACTGGTCAGACTATGGCTGATTCCGCAGACCACCTTGGAATTACAAACATGGTCGGTTACCAGAAGAGGTTCTCTCCTTCATTCAAGAGGGCCAAGTCCCTGATTCAAGAAGAAACGCTGGGCGAAATCAGACTATTCAAGGCCTACTCATTTGTCTCTGCTGTGTTTGCGAGGGGGAAGGGCTGGAGGTTCGAGTGCGGTCAAGGCGGCTCTCTAGTAGATTTGGGTTCGCATCTATTGGATCTACTCCTATGGTATTTTGGCGAACCCTACCGGGCTCGTGCACGCCTAATCTCTATCCATTCATCGGCAGTCGATGATTACGCCTCCGGAGTATTAGAATTCAAGCAAGGTCTAGTTGGCCAATTTGATGTCTCCTGGAGTATGCCGGGTTACAGGTTGCCGGAGACGAAAATCGAAATCTATGGCGAGCATGGCAAGATTGTACTGTCTGATGATTATCTGGAACTCATCAGCAGTGGTGGTCGAAGCCCATTACGTAGTCAGCGTTTCGATAGACCTGAGCTCTATTCTGGCGTGGATTTTCTCCTAGGAGATCCAGAATACTGCGTAGAGAATGAGCACTTCTTACAATCTCTCAGGGATGGAAACCCTGCGGAACCAAACTTCGAAAGTGCGGTTCAAGTGAATCGATTGATTGACATGATGCTAAGAGAGAAGGGCGATTAGTGCGCATAAACTACTAGTTGGCGATAACCCCTTCAATGCCGTTGACCACCTATCACAGGAGAGGTCGAGGTCGAAGCCGAAACTTGTTGCCGGAGATGTGGCGAACTTGGTTATCGACTCAGTCGCCAGTGGGGCCGATGGACTAAGCTTTACCATGACGCCTATACTAATGAACGCTCTTCGTCTGATGAGAGAGATCGGGATCACACAAGGCTTCGAACTGTATCCCGTTATACCGAATGTCCAACTTCAGGCACAAATCTCCGCAGAGAGTGGAACGAATCGAATGATTAGAGAGACTCTTCTCCGTCTATTCCGGAGAGCAAGGATCATCTCCCTCGCCTCGGCAAGTTTCGGCTTTCTAACATCAGATTCTTCTAGAGCACTCAGGTTGCTTGTTGATGCACATCTCCATGAAATCAGGCGGACAGTTCCGGACTCTTTGCACGTGAAATCTCTCCTGCTGCACGAGATTCTCACGGAACTCATGGTCAGTTTCAAATTGACTGATATTACCCTTGACTATATCGACTATGTTCGAACATATGCAGGGATAATGCCCGGCTTCGTTACTAGAAACTTTGTGATGTTTGTTGATTTCGTCAACAAGCTTGGAACCTCTTTGGACGATGTCGTGGTTCTCACACCGCTTAATGCACTTGGATATCAGATGAATCCCTCCAAGGAGGCTTGTGAGCGCGTCCTTGCACAAACCAAAGGCCTCAATGTCGTAGCGATGAGTGTTATGGCTGGTGGACAATTGAGTCTTGCAAGCGCGGTGAAGTACATTGAATCACTTCCTAGACAAGTGT
This genomic interval carries:
- a CDS encoding glycosyltransferase family 2 protein → MNESTFSTDLGLGALRERVTIVIPTLNEREAIGMLIDEVRSAGYGKILVVDGYSVDGTAEIASLKGAQVVEQHGKGKTGAILVARDIVDTPYFLLMDGDHSYDPKDIDRFVTHSEGYDHIIGFRSKGNPNISRTHRLGNWILTKTFNILMGSNIPDVACGMYLMRTQKMKQLLIDRQGFEVDQEIAAQMLVDGRVTCVPINYRKRLGAAKAPTWRQGFRALFAIVGQARRYNPVVLFGLVAAIALVPAIVLLFYAAYLYLFLASYHAGYFLGSLMLFVIGGQGLTVATIGFMLRRMEKKLTGRIEAM
- a CDS encoding NAD-dependent epimerase/dehydratase family protein, whose translation is MTLKAFVTGGAGFIGSHIVDRLLEDKYEVTVLDNFSQGKLANIAHLRRDARFRYYRGDMTDGKLVAKLLRGYDVVFHVAAHANIRTSLVNHRADLDNNLIATLNVLDAMVKNNVDDLVFASSSAIYGEATVRPTPESYMPVQTSLYGASKLACEAYAQAFVQISDINFWAYRFSNVVGERCRRGVTWDFVHKLAQNARELEILGDGKQSKEYIHVLDCVEAMMVGYSKSAERINTFNIAVEENLMVDEIADLVTEEMELKGVKRSYTGGPRGWVGDNPIVHLSIAKLKSLGWVPKVSAREAVARTAKWTISQLSRA
- a CDS encoding SDR family oxidoreductase; amino-acid sequence: MNDSRTETNRPSLSGKVAIVTGAGRGIGRAISIGFAKDGAKLAILSRTKSELDESARQAKECGADVFKMAADVSDEVQVKLFVKKTLTAYKRIDILVNNAGVLGPIGPMADADAGQWWHAVQVNLMGTFLFSKHVLPTMIKQRSGKIVNLSGAGSPMPYPMFSSYSASKVAVLGLTQTLAEEVKAFNIQVNAIAPGAVDTRLQDEILSVGKKAGVKALAQAEKTKRLGGVPAEKAAELARFLASDESNGVTGRFLSAVWDDWKDLGRKEKLGQLMSDVYTLRRIDNVLYGALGMNQRK
- a CDS encoding NAD(P)-dependent oxidoreductase, with translation MRVLVTGAAGFIGQHTVSGLNDRGYEVTGIDKRTSKGVVSVDITDFNQVLSLFESTKPQAVIHLAAISGSTGKNEIEQSKRQPYLNFHVNVIGTLNVCEASRMTGVRTLIYLSSFAVYGRTGPDRLPIKESTPTLAEHAYAVSKLAGEEIARTYGLDFDIKTVVFRAPFIVGERQVERNMVREFIDCAIRGENLQIYGQGTHVRDFLHPSDLVDAFARALESADALSKNELFVLGNKKVAVQDLASKVVSRLKNVKLEYISVESDRAFDQFADYTKCVEKLGWQPRVSIDEIIDRVVTTDYSRGSAN
- a CDS encoding Gfo/Idh/MocA family oxidoreductase gives rise to the protein MNKSSIASSRIRVGVVGFGKMGLLHAGILNALADCSVVAICEKDLLVRKLARTFLKNVHFYNEVSEMMSNENLDAIYVTTPISTHGAITSEITRTNKVGLFVEKPLAESAATGQTMADSADHLGITNMVGYQKRFSPSFKRAKSLIQEETLGEIRLFKAYSFVSAVFARGKGWRFECGQGGSLVDLGSHLLDLLLWYFGEPYRARARLISIHSSAVDDYASGVLEFKQGLVGQFDVSWSMPGYRLPETKIEIYGEHGKIVLSDDYLELISSGGRSPLRSQRFDRPELYSGVDFLLGDPEYCVENEHFLQSLRDGNPAEPNFESAVQVNRLIDMMLREKGD